A genomic stretch from Scheffersomyces stipitis CBS 6054 chromosome 6, complete sequence includes:
- a CDS encoding predicted protein: MAPTTETDDVLDFINSLPDSKSGTPKPKKTTESKQADGKDEDFLEFLDEIAQHEKKTTVTKAKFEPKKKTEKDDSEKTDKIEKSEKPEKTEKSEIDGKKDESKDSNDSKNNENGVLNASEELDIDPLASITNWWSTEGSSKVSSLWGTIASNAQSLGETTYQIASTTTNQLNQQRQKLQQENTNVAVDLAGRLNSVFLNMSQQIKQGLIDDDDELLNILVVYDLYNLQYVTQLIAHNFNAVMGQVEGGIRVTVNDINHKSENDDIKLNMFYGKVIDGEKLCFANLESSIKSYSKIMKESESHHEKQEDEVKDQTADEQTEAVKQINKSNIFISIQPITTSIESNDKTAVEDENEDRAVLIESNNANSFSFTIILKDITNNITIITKTQPFPLRWAKWLDGEGVDEVSEGEVDPREWVRGWIKQGLDLSLGVIAQEYVIKRMGV; encoded by the coding sequence ATGGCTCCTACGACCGAAACAGACGATGTTCTAGACTTCATCAATTCGTTGCCTGACTCCAAGTCCGGAACCCCCAAGCCCAAGAAGACCACAGAGTCCAAACAAGCTGATGGAAAGGATGAGGATTTCCTAGAGTTCCTCGACGAGATTGCTCAGcacgagaagaagacgactGTTACGAAAGCAAAGTTTgaaccaaagaaaaagacagAGAAAGATGACTCTGAAAAAACCGACAAGATTGAGAAATCCGAGAAGCCTGAAAAGACAGAAAAATCGGAAATTGACGGCAAAAAAGACGAAAGTAAAGACAGCAATGATTCCAAAAACAATGAAAATGGTGTTCTCAATGCAAGCGAGGAGTTGGACATTGATCCTTTGGCTTCTATTACGAACTGGTGGTCTACTGAAGGAAGTTCTAAGGTGAGTTCGTTATGGGGAACGATTGCATCCAACGCACAATCGCTCGGAGAAACCACTTATCAGATCGCAAGTACCACAACCAATCAATTGAAtcaacagagacagaaaCTTCAGCAAGAAAACACAAACGTAGCAGTGGATCTTGCTGGACGTCTTAATTCTGTCTTTCTCAATATGAGCCAGCAGATCAAACAAGGCTTGAttgacgacgatgacgaattGCTTAACATATTGGTAGTCTATGACTTGTACAATTTACAGTATGTAACACAACTCATTGCCCATAACTTCAATGCTGTGATGGGTCAAGTAGAAGGAGGAATCCGTGTGACTGTCAACGATATCAACCATAAGAGCGAAAACGACGACATAAAGTTGAACATGTTCTACGGCAAAGTTATTGACGGCGAGAAGTTGTGTTTTgccaacttggaaagctCTATCAAGAGCTACCTGAAGATCATGAAAGAGAGTGAATCACACCATGAGAAAcaggaagatgaagttaAAGACCAGACTGCTGATGAGCAAACAGAAGCCGTCAAGCAGATTAACAAGtccaacatcttcatctcGATCCAGCCAATCACGACTAGCATAGAATCTAACGATAAAACAGCCGTGGAAGACGAAAATGAGGATCGTGCTGTTCTCATCGAGTCCAACAATGCCAATTCCTTCTCGTTCACCATCATCTTGAAGGatatcaccaacaacatcaCTATCATCACCAAAACACAACCATTTCCTTTAAGATGGGCCAAATGGCTTGACGGTGAAGGTGTGGATGAAGTCAGCGAAGGTGAAGTTGATCCACGTGAATGGGTCAGAGGCTGGATCAAGCAGGGCTTGGACTTGAGTTTAGGTGTTATTGCTCAGGAATACGTTATCAAGAGAATGGGAGTATAG
- a CDS encoding predicted protein, with protein MDPAFLETTVMNLDVDSASNVDMQWLRNMLDRALTASGLLPQRKSASEEAIDSLISVDLETLDEKDCPICYDAYSDPHKNESDRGKTRRSGKLCKDKESIAQIVEQDLELCDLLGNQDIKQETIQKKQQFTDPSLFMPVDETSSNYIRFPTRNLVTFEEANADDYFPGYVDEAKADGEKKRRLDEAKAEGHVPVKMPSCDHVFGKPCIVEWLKSNVSCPLCRKEVKSAQEENSISARRVAEVADNISSNFNDRQGAISQIVDHSTDVFNPYRRPFSSAITPLTDSYMPQNWAVAYGDSSPRGYSPTRTRDPSLILPRRFPFPEAAQGRAPSTVVRPETNTTTTTTNVNNNGNDGNNGNNGNGDPIVTSNGTPLNGTTTTTINADGSTTTTTTYRSTFNPYSLSPNDNGGTGGPERARRTGGQSGRIHPYTRPNNEQS; from the exons ATGGATCCTGCTTTTCTTGAAACGACTGTCATGAACTTGGACGTAGACTCAGCCTCCAATGTAGACATGCAATGGCTCCGCAACATGTTGGACAGAGCCCTAACAGCTAGCGGGTTGCTTCCACAGAGAAAGCTGGCATCTGAAGAGGCTATAGACAGTTTGATAAGTGTAGATTTGGAGACATTGGACGAAAAGGACTGTCCCATCTGCTATGATGCGTATTCTGATCCACACAAAAATGAGTCAGACA GAGGCAAAACTCGCCGCTCCGGTAAGTTGTGCAAGGACAAAGAATCCATTGCCCAGATCGTGGAGCAAGACCTAGAGCTTTGTGATTTGCTTGGAAATCAGGACATAAAGCAGGAAacaattcagaagaaacagcagtTCACCGATCCATCGTTATTCATGCCTGTAGATGAAACTTCGCTGAATTATATCCGTTTTCCTACAAGAAACCTTGTAACTTTTGAGGAGGCTAATGCAGACGATTACTTTCCTGGCTATGTAGACGAAGCCAAGGCAGATGGAGAAAAGAAACGAAGACTTGACGAAGCTAAGGCAGAGGGCCATGTACCTGTCAAAATGCCAAGCTGCGATCACGTTTTTGGCAAGCCGTGCATTGTGGAATGGTTGAAATCGAATGTGAGTTGTCCCTTATGTCGTAAAGAAGTCAAATCAGCACAGGAGGAAAACTCCATTTCTGCGAGAAGAGTCGCTGAGGTTGCAGATAATATTCTGTCTAACTTTAACGATCGCCAAGGTGCTATTAGCCAGATTGTGGACCATAGCACTGATGTGTTCAACCCATACAGAAGACCGTTCAGTTCCGCAATTACACCACTTACAGACTCGTACATGCCACAGAACTGGGCTGTTGCATACGGAGATTCCTCTCCAAGAGGCTATTCACCTACTAGAACTAGGGACCCTTCCTTGATCCTACCTAGACGCTTTCCTTTTCCAGAAGCTG CTCAAGGACGAGCTCCATCTACGGTAGTAAGACCAGAAACAAATACAACTACAACCACAACTAATGTAAACAATAATGGTAATGATGGAAATAATGGTAATAATGGTAACGGCGATCCTATAGTTACTTCTAATGGCACTCCTTTGAATGGTACTACTACCACTACAATAAATGCTGATGGTTCTaccacaacaacaactacCTACCGTTCTACCTTTAATCCCTAT AGTCTTTCACCCAATGACAAT GGAGGAACTGGAGGTCCAGAACGAGCCCGTAGAACTGGAGGTCAGTCAGGACGTATTCATCCATACACGAGACCCAATAACGAGCAATCATAG
- a CDS encoding predicted protein (go_function ATP binding), with protein sequence MGTGWSLTSVLRDKILQYAAYKQTSISLRQMVQFGPNPSPGSIFLASQFIVEELPIRLALKVKDLENAPSDLNKMPSTIKVKNWYAQSFQELTELPKPTISPALYKLLYPNGESVNSGPNGAQNINEADTTENIAKTEPIVATNLDTNPAINNIFSDDGIVIRHHHHHNNVSNPGQSPNSSSRLRSESPTFGKTYYSSCPSNIVWPKEVYDYNRLVCDALTKIKKRHDATVATMAQGVQEWKAEHKTVFVNSQIQTFLDRFYMSRIGIRMLMGQHIALNMAQASPTKQRISSFLNGSNTGGNKNKSNYVGVICIDCNVGEIAEDAIETAKYICEEYYGLFEAPEIQLIAPQNDINFMYVPGHLIHMLFETLKNSLRATIEFHMPRLKAEMLAANPKLKEEDIDINDLTFPSIKVIISEGDEDIAVKISDEGGGIARSEVPLIWTYLYTTVSETPTLDAEYNQTSFKAPMAGFGYGLPISRLYAQYFGGDLKLISMEGYGTDVYLHLNKLSSSSEPLP encoded by the coding sequence ATGGGTACAGGCTGGCTGTTGACGTCAGTCCTCAGAGACAAGATTCTCCAGTATGCTGCCTACAAACAAACATCTATTTCGCTTAGGCAGATGGTGCAATTTGGACCCAATCCCAGCCCAGGCTCCATCTTCCTAGCCTCGCAATTCATTGTAGAAGAGCTTCCTATTAGATTAGCTCTTAAGgtcaaggacttggaaAATGCCCCGctggacttgaacaagatgcCCTCAACCATTAAAGTGAAGAACTGGTACGCGCAGTCGTTCCAGGAACTCACAGAATTGCCGAAGCCGACCATCAGTCCAGCATTGTACAAACTCTTGTATCCCAATGGGGAGAGCGTAAACTCTGGACCAAACGGTGCACAGAACATTAATGAGGCTGACACCACAGAAAACATCGCCAAAACAGAACCTATTGTCGCCACCAACCTCGACACAAACCCTGCCATCAATAACATTTTCTCAGACGATGGTATCGTAATCCGCCATCATCACCATCACAATAATGTTAGCAATCCAGGACAAAGCCCGAATCTGTCTCTGAGACTCAGATCCGAGTCGCCTACCTTTGGTAAAACTTACTACTCTTCTTGTCCCTCTAACATCGTGTGGCCAAAAGAGGTATATGACTACAACAGACTAGTATGTGATGCTCTCaccaaaatcaagaagcGTCACGACGCCACTGTAGCTACCATGGCCCAAGGTGTCCAGGAGTGGAAGGCTGAGCATAAGACGGTGTTTGTAAACTCTCAGATCCAGACCTTCTTGGACCGCTTCTACATGTCACGTATTGGTATCCGGATGCTTATGGGCCAACACATTGCGCTCAACATGGCCCAGGCCTCACCCACAAAGCAGAGAATAAGCTCATTCCTCAATGGTTCCAACACCGGAGGTAATAAGAACAAGTCCAACTACGTAGGTGTCATTTGCATTGACTGTAATGTTGGTGAAATTGCAGAAGATGCCATCGAAACAGCCAAGTACATCTGTGAAGAGTACTACGGTTTGTTTGAGGCACCCGAAATCCAGCTCATAGCTCCACAGAACGATATCAACTTCATGTATGTACCTGGACACTTGATCCACATGTTATTTGAgaccttgaagaattcgCTTAGAGCTACTATCGAGTTCCACATGCCCCGTCTTAAGGCAGAGATGTTGGCCGCAAACCCAAAActcaaggaagaagacatcgacatcaacgacttgacCTTCCCATCCATCAAGGTGATCATTCTGGAAGGCGACGAAGATATCGCAGTCAAAATCAGTGACGAAGGTGGTGGAATTGCCCGTAGCGAAGTGCCGCTCATCTGGACATACTTGTATACGACTGTGAGTGAAACACCAACGCTTGATGCCGAGTACAACCAGACTTCGTTCAAGGCTCCTATGGCTGGGTTCGGCTACGGTTTGCCCATTTCGAGATTGTATGCTCAGTACTTTGGCGGcgacttgaagttgatctcCATGGAAGGCTACGGTACTGATGTTTACTTAcacttgaacaagttgagCAGCTCATCTGAGCCTTTGCCTTGA
- a CDS encoding predicted protein (go_component proteasome core complex (sensu Eukaryota)~go_function endopeptidase activity~go_process ubiquitin-dependent protein catabolism), with protein sequence MSDPSSINGGSAVAMVGKDCIAIACDLRLGNQSLGLANNFEKIFQFGDKTFLGLTGLASDVTTLSEVFRFKNNLYKLREERQIEPKTLANLVSSTLYEKRFGPYFIGPIVAGLDSKTSKPFICGFDLIGCIDFAKDFIVSGTATDQLYGMCESLYEPNLEPEDLFETISQALLNAVDRDALSGWGAIVYVVTKDKVVKRVLRTRQD encoded by the coding sequence ATGTCAGATCCTAGTTCCATCAACGGAGGTTCTGCCGTGGCCATGGTAGGCAAGGATTGTATAGCCATCGCCTGTGACTTACGTTTGGGTAACCAGTCGCTTGGGCTTGCCAACAACTTTGAGAAGATCTTTCAGTTTGGTGACAAGACGTTTTTGGGCTTGACAGGGTTAGCCTCCGATGTCACTACGTTGTCGGAAGTATTCCGGTTCAAGAATAATCTCTATAAGTTacgagaagaaagacaaatCGAACCAAAAACGTTGGCCAACTTGGTCAGTTCCACATTATATGAAAAGAGATTCGGCCCTTACTTTATTGGACCCATAGTTGCTGGTTTAGACTCTAAGACGAGCAAGCCGTTCATCTGCGGCTTCGACTTGATCGGCTGTATTGACTTTGCTAAGGATTTCATTGTCTCTGGAACTGCCACGGACCAGTTGTATGGTATGTGCGAATCGCTTTACGAACCCAATTTAGAGCCCGAGGATTTGTTTGAGACGATCAGTCAAGCGTTGTTGAACGCCGTAGATAGAGATGCATTGTCTGGTTGGGGTGCTATTGTCTATGTGGTTACTAAGGATAAGGTTGTTAAGAGAGTGTTGAGAACTCGTCAAGATTAG
- a CDS encoding predicted protein produces the protein MSMFKSVLRSFSNSLMANSPIAATATRPSTSIAIYHNTNSLLSNSLLSKLSNYSELPCTLHKYKDAKSDKILYNTTLTANKHKFNIDLKLNQTLSKKDFKFIIDECVDIHPDNRSILIQLLMNDASSNAAVNKSKLIKNFNIHDEKVVSYDTVKNNTIKFPIIIDYNNKLIANDETSFDRIMSNYSACGIQNFSQSKPVKNLVDEINSNGSGNHLLFKQAQAQSQQQSSPIMNQNLIHPHIAEFADLF, from the coding sequence aTGTCCATGTTCAAGCTGGTTCTTCGTTCTTTCTCGAACTCTTTGATGGCCAACAGTCCCATTGCCGCTACTGCCACCAGGCCATCGACATCGATTGCAATCTACCACAACaccaattctcttctttccaactctttgCTTTCTAAGCTCAGCAACTACTCGGAATTACCTTGCACCTTGCACAAGTACAAGGACGCCAAGAGcgacaagatcttgtacAACACTACACTCACAGCCAACAAGcacaagttcaacatcGATCTCAAGTTGAACCAGACCTTGTCGAAGAAGGACTTTAAGTTCATCATTGACGAGTGTGTCGACATCCACCCAGACAACAGATCCATCTTGAtccagttgttgatgaacGACGCCTCCTCCAATGCTGCTGTAAACAAGTcgaagttgatcaagaacttcaacatcCACGATGAGAAGGTTGTCTCTTACGACACcgtcaagaacaacacCATCAAGTTCCCTATCATCATCGAttacaacaacaagttgattgcCAACGACGAGACGTCGTTCGACAGAATCATGTCCAACTACTCGGCCTGTGGCATTCAGAACTTCCTGCAGTCCAAGCCggtcaagaacttggtgGACGAAATCAACTCAAACGGTTCTGGCAACCATTTGTTGTTCAAACAGGCTCAAGCACAATCTCAACAGCAGCTGCTGCCTATCATGAACCAAAACTTAATTCATCCACACATTGCTGAATTTGCTGATTTATTCTAA
- a CDS encoding predicted protein encodes MDLDSDVPHIPDYRLSEKEFLLSQTVDAGVRASIFHDLTEAITKDDLAPYYLHLHTEYEDFPYDEKVYQELAAKNEAIAGDLKSKLKEVEGEDETELDILATTIQLAEHYTRIVDRTNASETLKKALDLSQGTGSKIDLLLTLTRLEFFFNDYVLVSKYLDQIKTLIDKGGDWERRNRFKTYQGIYLLATRNFAEAAKLLIDSLATFTSTELCSYEQVAQYAITAGVLSLDRVDLKEKIIDSPEILSIYSSAPETEPLLNLTNSLYTCQYNYFFQYLLESYDKLLVPNKYLHKHASYFLREMRCKAYGQLLESYKSLSLKSMAQNFNISEDFLDQDLCKFIPNKKLNCTIDKVNGIIETNRPDNKNNQYHLLIKQGDGLLTKLQKYGTAVKLSGAERVA; translated from the coding sequence ATGGACCTCGATTCAGATGTGCCCCACATTCCAGACTACCGGTTGTCGGAAAaagagtttcttctttcccAGACTGTTGATGCTGGCGTGAGAGCTTCCATTTTCCACGATTTAACAGAGGCCATAACCAAAGATGATTTGGCACCATACTATCTCCATTTACATACTGAGTATGAAGATTTCCCGTATGATGAAAAGGTTTACCAAGAATTGGCAGCAAAAAACGAAGCCATTGCTGGCgacttgaagctgaagctcaaggaagttgaaggtgaagacGAAACAGAGTTGGACATCTTGGCTACGACGATCCAATTGGCTGAACACTACACGCGTATTGTAGATAGAACGAACGCATCTGagacgttgaagaaggcatTGGACTTGTCGCAAGGTACTGGCTCGAAGATCGATCTTCTCTTGACTTTGACGCGACTCGaatttttcttcaatgacTATGTGTTAGTCTCAAAGTATTTGGACCAGATCAAGACGTTGATCGATAAGGGAGGAGACTGGGAACGTCGTAACAGATTCAAGACGTACCAGGGTATCTACTTATTGGCGACACGTAACTTTGCCGAAGctgccaagttgttgatcGACTCGTTGGCAACCTTTACTTCTACCGAGCTCTGTAGTTACGAGCAAGTAGCACAATATGCGATTACGGCTGGTGTTTTGTCGTTGGACAGAGtagacttgaaggaaaagatcaTCGATTCGCCCGAGATTCTTCTGATCTACTCGTCGGCTCCAGAGACGGAACCATTGCtcaacttgaccaactcCTTGTACACATGTCAGTACAACTACTTTTTCCAGTACCTCTTGGAATCGTACGACAAGCTCCTTGTACCCAACAAGTATTTGCACAAGCACGCCAGCTACTTCTTGCGTGAAATGCGGTGTAAAGCATACGGCCAGTTATTGGAGAGCTACAAGTCTTTGTCGCTTAAGTCTATGGCCcaaaacttcaacatctcGGAAGACTTCTTGGACCAAGACTTGTGCAAGTTCATTcccaacaagaaattgaattgtaCTATTGACAAGGTGAACGGCATTATTGAGACAAATAGACCGGACAATAAGAACAACCAGTACCATTTGTTGATCAAGCAGGGTGATGGCTTGTTGACGAAATTGCAGAAGTACGGTACAGCTGTGAAGTTGAGTGGGGCCGAGAGAGTAGCCTAG
- a CDS encoding predicted protein: protein MSARPQIHSTILFIGQVPYDWDEATMNSVVCGCGKVVDVRLGFEYPGRNKGYCFVEMQNTAEAARAYSLLGQVRIMHPSNRGQVKNLRIESSKEGFSKSTVRSESKPVMALDRQHLPPYVQIPPEMAANGPPVAPNNVIQTTNMNQVSQSQSQSMNMNQNQNQNYAPASVNSAPGETSMPHKYTQASKILPQPAQLPFGVPDKINDTLSKIPPAQLVELIASLKNMLSGPDASRAYEVFSLSPYLATAAAQALLLMGFIDEEVISDSMKSASGTPAPQQPPLPPPPPPQQQYNPQQSYQNTGYNNSYPSHSSTPQPPAHWRGLPQKAISKLMAMPQDQADLIAQVLTLPPDQIGSLPPDKQAMVTSLRSQYL from the coding sequence ATGTCAGCACGGCCCCAGATCCATTCCACTATCCTTTTCATTGGTCAGGTGCCCTACGACTGGGACGAGGCTACCATGAACTCTGTAGTATGTGGCTGTGGAAAAGTAGTAGATGTGCGTTTGGGCTTTGAGTATCCTGGCCGTAACAAGGGCTACTGTTTTGTCGAGATGCAAAATACGGCCGAAGCCGCACGAGCATATAGTCTTCTTGGCCAGGTGCGGATCATGCATCCTTCCAACCGTGGCCAggtgaagaacttgagaatTGAATCTTCCAAAGAGGGCTTCAGCAAGTCTACAGTCCGGTCGGAATCCAAGCCGGTAATGGCTCTAGACAGACAGCACTTGCCCCCATATGTCCAGATACCTCCCGAAATGGCGGCCAATGGTCCACCAGTAGCGCCCAACAACGTGATACAAACCACGAACATGAACCAAGTGAGCCAAAgtcaaagtcaaagtaTGAACATGAACCAGAATCAAAACCAGAACTACGCACCAGCCTCCGTCAATTCTGCTCCTGGCGAAACATCTATGCCGCACAAATATACCCAGGCTTCGAAGATCTTGCCTCAGCCAGCACAGCTTCCCTTTGGAGTGCCAGACAAAATCAACGACACACTCAGTAAAATTCCCCCAGCACAACTTGTAGAACTTATAGCTTCTCTTAAGAACATGTTGAGCGGTCCAGATGCCCTGAGAGCATACGAGGTGTTTCTGTTGTCCCCGTATTTGGCCACTGCTGCTGCTCAAGCTCTTTTGCTAATGGGATTTATAGACGAAGAAGTGATTAGCGATTCCATGAAATCTGCTTCAGGAACTCCAGCACCACAACAGCCACCTCTTCCACCTCCTCCGCCACCTCAACAACAGTACAATCCACAGCAGCTGTACCAGAACACTGGCTATAATAACTCATATCCTTCACATTCTTCTACACCGCAACCCCCTGCTCATTGGCGTGGATTGCCTCAGAAAGCTATAAGTAAGTTGATGGCGATGCCGCAAGACCAAGCTGACTTGATAGCCCAGGTGTTAACTCTTCCCCCGGACCAGATCGGCTCGTTGCCTCCAGATAAGCAGGCGATGGTGACGAGCTTGAGATCACAGTACTTGTAA
- the NIT2 gene encoding nitrilase superfamily member (Nit protein, nitrilase superfamily member~go_function hydrolase activity, acting on carbon-nitrogen (but not peptide) bonds~go_process nitrogen compound metabolism) yields MSTAKTLRVAVGQLCSSSDLARNARVVNKLIQQAVQKQVSVLFLPEATDYLSRNAQHSYELATSTHSKFVSVIQKQLQSLNLSDFYVAIGIHEPTEGGKRVQNNQLWLDAQGKIISRYQKIHLFDVNIKNGPILQESKSVEPGNKILEPLAIANSDFSVGLAICYDIRFPELALRLRKLGASIITYPSAFTTKTGEAHWELLGRARAVDAQSYVVMAAQSGEHDIYADRPPAEGEEVKKRISYGESLIIDPWGTVLGRGKKYTDEITVDEDGDYYELVTADLDYEKLEGIRKNMPLLEHRRPDVFGYEI; encoded by the coding sequence ATGTCGACCGCGAAAACACTCAGAGTGGCTGTTGGACAGCTTTGTTCATCCTCCGATTTGGCCCGTAATGCCAGAGTCGTCAATAAGCTCATTCAACAAGCTGTTCAAAAACAGGTTTCAGtgctttttcttccagaagCCACTGACTACCTCTCGAGAAATGCCCAACATTCATACGAGTTGGCTACCTCCACGCATTCGAAGTTTGTCAGTGTCATTCAGAAACAGCTCCAGCTGCTCAATTTGTCTGACTTCTACGTAGCTATAGGAATCCACGAGCCTACCGAGGGAGGAAAGCGGGTTCAAAATAACCAGCTCTGGCTCGATGCGCAGGGCAAGATTATTTCTCGGTATCAGAAAATACATTTGTTTGATGTGAATATCAAAAATGGACCCATCTTGCAGGAATCAAAGTCGGTAGAACCAGGCAATAAGATTTTGGAGCCATTAGCCATTGCCAATTCTGACTTTCTGGTGGGGTTAGCCATTTGCTACGATATCAGATTTCCTGAGTTGGCCCTTAGATTACGTAAACTCGGAGCAAGTATCATCACCTATCCCTCAGCTTTCACCACGAAAACCGGGGAAGCCCATTGGGAATTGCTAGGAAGAGCTCGGGCTGTAGATGCACAAAGCTACGTAGTCATGGCTGCCCAATCTGGTGAACATGATATCTACGCAGATAGACCTCCGGCGGAGGGTGAGGAggtcaagaagagaatcagCTACGGGGAATCATTGATCATTGATCCGTGGGGAACTGTCCTCGGCCGGGGTAAGAAGTATACGGACGAGATCACAGTGGACGAAGATGGAGATTACTACGAGCTAGTGACGGCTGATTTGGActatgaaaaattggagGGGATCCGCAAGAACATGCCATTGTTAGAACACAGACGCCCCGACGTCTTTGGCTACGAGATATAG
- a CDS encoding predicted protein (go_component peroxisome; integral to membrane~go_process peroxisome matrix protein import, docking): MSSAPRTKPWEVSSGTSAAAVSGSASGAIPSQTSTPINPSASTSSSINTSAGPGAIPERPQSLTADFGSMASASPYGGAGMTNANRYGMGSYGSSMYGSGMGSGMYGSSMYGGLGSSMYGGGYGSGMYGMGGYGSGMYGMGGYGSGMYGQPGMMGGALGEGTQATFQLIESIIGAVGGFAQMLEATYMATHSSFFTMVSLAEQFGNLKNALGSLLGIYALIAFIKKIFYKVTGQTYNYGMNLKEFSKFEKQQKKLEDNIKRQQGQLAGSSKSRISLKPLLLFLAASIGFPYLLSKAIQKLNEQNQRRQREQQQLMGPGGAPFDPNNLQFAKTLYEFNPENPNMEIELKPNELVAILSKLDPLGNESKWWKVRSRSGKVGYVPSNYLSVID, from the exons ATGTCTTCTGCTCCTAGAACAAAGCCGTGGGAAGTCAGCTCTGGAACCTCAGCTGCTGCCGTGTCCGGCTCCGCTTCCGGAGCTATACCCTCGCAAACTTCTACTCCCATAAACCCATCAGCATCTACATCCTCATCAATAAACACATCAGCTGGACCGGGCGCCATTCCGGAAAGACCCCAGCTGCTCACAGCCGACTTCGGTTCCATGGCCTCAGCTTCACCCTACGGCGGTGCTGGTATGACCAACG CCAACCGGTATGGGATGGGATCGTATGGGCTGCTGATGTATGGGTCCGGGATGGGCTCTGGAATGTATGGGCTGTCGATGTATGGCGGTCTCGGTTCTTCTATGTATGGTGGTGGTTATGGCTCTGGAATGTATGGCATGGGAGGGTACGGTTCAGGCATGTACGGAATGGGAGGTTATGGCTCAGGCATGTATGGCCAGCCAGGAATGATGGGAGGAGCTTTGGGTGAAGGTACCCAGGCCACCTTCCAGCTTATTGAGTCGATTATAGGAGCTGTGGGAGGTTTTGCTCAGATGTTGGAGGCTACTTATATGGCAACgcattcttcatttttcacaatgGTTTCGTTGGCGGAGCAGTTTGgaaacttgaaaaatgcTTTGGGATCTCTTTTGGGTATCTATGCTTTGATTGCTtttatcaagaagatcttctaCAAAGTCACGGGCCAGACGTACAACTACGGcatgaacttgaaagaGTTCTCCAAGTTCGAGaaacaacagaagaagcttGAAGACAATATCAAGAGGCAACAAGGCCAATTGGCTGGCTCCAGTAAATCCAGAATCTCTCTTAAACCATTATTGCTCTTTTTGGCAGCCTCCATAGGATTCCCTTACTTGTTGAGTAAGGCCATTCAGAAGCTCAATGAGCAGAACCAGCGTAGACAACgtgaacaacaacaactcaTGGGACCTGGTGGTGCTCCGTTTGATCCCAATAACTTGCAATTTGCTAAGACATTGTATGAGTTCAATCCAGAGAACCCCAACATGGAAATCGAGTTGAAGCCCAACGAGTTGGTGGCCATTCTTTCCAAGCTTGATCCTTTAGGAAACGAAAGCAAGTGGTGGAAGGTCAGATCCAGACTGGGTAAAGTAGGGTACGTTCCTCTGAACTACTTGAGTGTCATAGAT
- a CDS encoding predicted protein — protein MHPQLDKNRFDPCEKLMDALEECHRQEFLKQCLGMCNFEKDELSKCLHYTRVEDAKTRIRESRERNKKFEMKRKQNEEEIYGKNGYLKKMIQKEAEAKLKEQNKN, from the coding sequence ATGCATCCACAGTTGGACAAGAATAGATTCGATCCCTGCGAAAAGCTCATGGACGCTTTGGAAGAATGCCATCGTCAAGAATTCCTTAAGCAGTGTTTGGGAATGTGCAACTTTGAGAAGGACGAGTTGTCCAAGTGCTTGCACTATACCAGAGTGGAAGACGCCAAGACTAGAATAAGAGAAAGTAGAGAGAGAAATAAGAAGTTTGagatgaaaagaaagcaaaacgaagaagaaatataTGGAAAGAATGgctatttgaagaagatgatccagaaggaagcagaagccaagttgaaggaacaaAACAAGAACTGA